Part of the Sulfuricurvum kujiense DSM 16994 genome, CTGCATGAGGGGAGCCAATACAGCGACGGATTCGGAATAAAGCAGTTTTTTTACGCTTCCAGCGTTATGGGGTGCTTATACGACTGCGACTACTGCTATCTTCAGGGACTGTACCCATCGGCTAACACGGTGTTATTCGTCAATCTCGAGGACGCGTTTGAACAATTGACCCCTTATTTAGGGGAGGATACCCTTGTTGCGACCTCGTATGATACCGATACGATGGCCATCGAATCGCTAACACACCAAACAAAAAGTTGGTTGGATTTTGCGGCACAGAATGAAAAGCTTCATCTTGAAATCCGTACCAAAAGTGCCAATATCAAAGCACTCAAAAATAATATACCCAATGATCGGGTGACATTGGCGTGGACCCTCTCGCCGCAGGAGATAATCGATCGATACGAACACGCTACCCCATCGCTTCAAAAGCGGTTGTCTGCAGTACGCGAAGCGATCCAATTAGGATGGAAAGTACGTCTATGTATCGATCCGGTTATCTATACGGAAAACTTCGATAGCCTTTATCCACAACTGATTGAGACAATTTTCGCTACAATTGATCCTGAATCAATCGAGCACCTTACATTGGGGAGTTTTCGAATGAGCC contains:
- a CDS encoding SPL family radical SAM protein — protein: MKHSSLPSQPKLFSHLYIERGILEHPQTQMIRVKFSDSQVIVIEHYKEVFNRSAQSFAAQSSAKKLILARKEGKFLHEGSQYSDGFGIKQFFYASSVMGCLYDCDYCYLQGLYPSANTVLFVNLEDAFEQLTPYLGEDTLVATSYDTDTMAIESLTHQTKSWLDFAAQNEKLHLEIRTKSANIKALKNNIPNDRVTLAWTLSPQEIIDRYEHATPSLQKRLSAVREAIQLGWKVRLCIDPVIYTENFDSLYPQLIETIFATIDPESIEHLTLGSFRMSQSHLRSLKKLRRSDVAFFPYTVKDEMATYPETVESYILETLLAKATQYLPQERIRTWQRQS